Genomic segment of Shewanella sp. OMA3-2:
TTTATGCGACATATTATCGCTTGGTGTTTACTGGTTGTTATTATTTTTTCTGTATCGGCAAATGCTGAAGATCTTGAATTACAGGAAATTACTTTCCGCGAAACCCCACAAGAACTGTACCTTGAACTTAAATCTAGTACTAAATTTCCATTAGTATTTAGCAATAAAAGTCAATTTGATCTAATTGCTAAAAACCTTGACCTGTCACCCGATGACTTGATCCAAAAATTAATATTGCTGACAAGGCTTAACCTTGAATCGAATGTGAATTCAGACACTAAAAATGATGATGCGCTAACGCTCATTAATCAATTAAAAATAGTGGCCAGCACACAGTTAGATAGAGCGGTCATCATTATGCTAGACGGACGCTTAAACGCTCGAAAAACCCAAGATTATAACTATGCTATAACCCAGTATAACGATGCATTAAATAAAATCAGCTCTGACTTATCGCTGCAAGCCACCTTATGTCGATTTTCAATTCATGAGCACTTAAGTGGCTTATATCAAATGGTTTTACAACCATCAGCCAACCTTACTCACTTAAATCGTTATCGTGAAATAGCTTATCAATTGCGTAATGACTATTTCATCGCATTAGCAGAGTTGGAGTTGGGTCGTTATTACAATAGAAGAAATGAACCTGCAAAGTCATTGCAATATTATACTGAAGCATTTCGGGTTGGTAACCGTATTAACTACCCAGGAATTAAAGCACATGCCCAACTTAATTTAGCTCGCACCTATCGCGATTTGGAACAGTGGGATGAAGCACTTAAACACGCCCATGATGCCACAACAAGCTTTCAAACCTTTGATCAAGGTTCATATACAGCTGAAGCCTTGACCGTTATTGCAATGATTTATGCCGCTCAGAAAGAGTGGAATAAAGCCATTGACTATTATCTCAATGCGCTACAAGTGAATGAACGTCTTGATAATGAAATAGGTCAAGGTTTAAACAATCATAATATTGCAGAGGCCTACTTAAACCTTAACAATGGCCCCGCTGCATTGAGTGCGATAATGAGAGCCAACAGTATTTTTACTGCTAAAAATATCACTCATTACTTAGTTTATAACGAAGCCTTGTACACTGAGATCCTTATTAAACAAGCAATGTGGCCAGAAGCCATTGAACATGCTAAAAAGTCACTCGCTCTGGCAACAGAAAAAAACTTAACAGACCAAAAGTTAGAAGCATTAAAATATCTCTCAATAGCTTACCGAAAAGTGGGCGATTTAAATGCTGCCATTGAGGTTGTTGATGAGATTATTGAATTATCCAATATCATCAACACGGTAGAACAAGATAATTCTGATAATTCAGGGCTCACTGAACAAAAATTAAAGTTCGATTTAAGCTTACTGCAAACAAAAGTAAACGAGCAAAAGACAGCGCTTAACGACAATCAGTTGATAACTATTTTATTACTATGCTGTGCGATTCTGATTGTTATTGTATTGCTAGTAACCATCAGTCGTTCTCAGAAAATCATTCGAGCACAACGAGAGTACAAACAACAGTACCTATTAGAACCTATAAGCCAACTGAATGGATTTAGAGCCTGCATACAGCGTTTACAAAATGACACATCATCTGAGATATCAACTTTTGCATTACTTAAAATAGAAGCGCTGACTCATAGCGACACCCAAATGGGTTTAACTGAATCAGCTAAAATTATTCAGGCATTTATTAATGAATTAAGCCAATTGTTAACTGCGGATATCTACGTTATTAAACCGGGACAATTTGCTTGTTGTTTTAATCATACGATTAACCCGCAAGATCTATTATCGACAATAGAAGATTATGTCGCTAAAACAAGATTATTTAATCCCGTAATACCCAGCTTTAATAGAGAAAAAAGATTATCACGTATTTATATCGGTCATATTCATATGCCACTGCTGGCCAATCCTGATGTATCTGTATCTGCAGAACTGCATTTCGAGACCGCGCAATATGCTATTGCAGCCGCCATGACTCAAGCTCAAAATACCTATGTTTCAATCAAAACCCTTAACTTTGCGCCAGCCACTATTTTTAGCAAGCCACTCTATCTTAACCTCACCCAAGCATTGAAAAGGGGCATAATTAAGGCCGACAGTAATCAAATTATTACTGAAGAGTCTTGGCCAAGTTAAATCTTGTACAATTATTCAGCTAACATCTAAAATCAACACTTTTTATGCAGATTTTAGATACCCGTCTACAACGCTTTGTTATAACATTGCTACACTGTAGATATAGTCATGTGTCGTTATAGTTAGCTATTATCCATTTAATCTAAACTTTAGTGACCTGTGTTAATTGGCAATATATAATCATTCTCTTTTTTATTGGTTGAATTTAGCGGAAGCAACAAGGCATTTTATGAACGATTCTGAAATAGCGGTATCACAAATAGCGCTAATGAAACAAAAGCTTCATGCTGCCCGCACTGCTTTAGAGGATATCAATAAAGATCGTAATGATAA
This window contains:
- a CDS encoding tetratricopeptide repeat protein, producing MRHIIAWCLLVVIIFSVSANAEDLELQEITFRETPQELYLELKSSTKFPLVFSNKSQFDLIAKNLDLSPDDLIQKLILLTRLNLESNVNSDTKNDDALTLINQLKIVASTQLDRAVIIMLDGRLNARKTQDYNYAITQYNDALNKISSDLSLQATLCRFSIHEHLSGLYQMVLQPSANLTHLNRYREIAYQLRNDYFIALAELELGRYYNRRNEPAKSLQYYTEAFRVGNRINYPGIKAHAQLNLARTYRDLEQWDEALKHAHDATTSFQTFDQGSYTAEALTVIAMIYAAQKEWNKAIDYYLNALQVNERLDNEIGQGLNNHNIAEAYLNLNNGPAALSAIMRANSIFTAKNITHYLVYNEALYTEILIKQAMWPEAIEHAKKSLALATEKNLTDQKLEALKYLSIAYRKVGDLNAAIEVVDEIIELSNIINTVEQDNSDNSGLTEQKLKFDLSLLQTKVNEQKTALNDNQLITILLLCCAILIVIVLLVTISRSQKIIRAQREYKQQYLLEPISQLNGFRACIQRLQNDTSSEISTFALLKIEALTHSDTQMGLTESAKIIQAFINELSQLLTADIYVIKPGQFACCFNHTINPQDLLSTIEDYVAKTRLFNPVIPSFNREKRLSRIYIGHIHMPLLANPDVSVSAELHFETAQYAIAAAMTQAQNTYVSIKTLNFAPATIFSKPLYLNLTQALKRGIIKADSNQIITEESWPS